Below is a genomic region from Rubidibacter lacunae KORDI 51-2.
TTCTTGGCAGCATTTTTGGGCTTATCAATCGCGATCGCCTCTGCTCTTTTACCTTCACTTGGTAGCGCAAGGGAGAACGATCTCATTGCAACTGTTCGGCAAATCGAAGCAGCCTTGGACGCTCGTGTTGGAATCGCAGTTTATGACAAGGAAACCGATCGGAATTGGCAGTATCATGCCGACGAACGGTTTCCGATGAACAGCACTTTCAAGACAATAGCTTGTGCTGCACTCCTTTCATTGGTTGATTCTGCTCAAGAGAAACTCGACCGCATCGTAGTTTTCGATGAAAGTGACCTTGTAGACTACTCTCCTATCACGGAAACACGATTCGGGCCTCCTGGTATGACACTCGACGAACTTTGCGAAGCAACAATGTCTGTTAGTGATAACTCCGCTGGCAATTTTGTCATGGAAGCGATTGGCGGACCTGAAGCTATCACTCAATTTATGCGCTCTATCGGTGATGAGGTTAGCCGCCTTGACCGCTGGTACCCATCCATAAGCGAGTCGGTGCCTGGAGATAAACGCGATACTACATCACCAAATTCAATGGCGATGATGCTCGAACAGTTAGTCCTCAAACAAACATTGTCATTGGGATCGCGCCAGAAATTGGAAAACTGGCTCAAAGGAAATGAAGTTAGCGATAACCTGTTTCGTGCTGTAATTCCATCAGATTGGGATATTGGAGATCGATCTGGAGCTGGGCAGTATGGTTCGAGATCGATTGCTGCAATCATGTGGCCACCGCAGCGTGAACCGGTTGTAGCAGCTGTTTACATTACTGAAACTGAGGCTTCTTTTGCCGAACGTAATGCTGCGATTTCTGA
It encodes:
- the bla gene encoding class A beta-lactamase, giving the protein MKHRKNSIFLAAFLGLSIAIASALLPSLGSARENDLIATVRQIEAALDARVGIAVYDKETDRNWQYHADERFPMNSTFKTIACAALLSLVDSAQEKLDRIVVFDESDLVDYSPITETRFGPPGMTLDELCEATMSVSDNSAGNFVMEAIGGPEAITQFMRSIGDEVSRLDRWYPSISESVPGDKRDTTSPNSMAMMLEQLVLKQTLSLGSRQKLENWLKGNEVSDNLFRAVIPSDWDIGDRSGAGQYGSRSIAAIMWPPQREPVVAAVYITETEASFAERNAAISEIGEEIVEAVMAQ